In one window of Gossypium arboreum isolate Shixiya-1 chromosome 4, ASM2569848v2, whole genome shotgun sequence DNA:
- the LOC108459182 gene encoding pentatricopeptide repeat-containing protein At1g06580-like: MGKLDSSLLLHSIVNDGMNLSSFHYSFARYFKIVSNHMETLNESSMSFRQNPKTYHHFNNVDDALTLFNEMIEQHPKRSIVEFTKLLVALVRMRRYATVVSLYSQMELLGVSHNDYFFNILINCFCQLGGIDSGFSVLVKMLKLGVKPDVVTFSTLIKGLCKRSKISQACLLKEAHDLFFEMSKQGINPNVITYTTLIDTLYKKGVVSKAKDILGTMKKLGIEPNVAKALILEYKAPEKHHRLSFSASRLGSLSSTFLIENQNNFVAMRTLKNHLDKTKSLPFVKHIADFHLLLFLAMSHGLGSDVLTLVACVSTETTVTALI; this comes from the exons ATGGGTAAGCTTGATTCTTCATTACTTCTTCATTCCATTGTTAATGATGGAATGAACCTTTCTAGTTTCCACTATTCTTTTGCTCGTTATTTTAAAATCGTTTCTAATCACATGGAAACTTTAAATGAGAGTTCAATGTCTTTTAGGCAAAACCCAAAGACTTATCATCACTTCAATAATGTTGATGATGCTTTGACTTTGTTTAATGAAATGATTGAGCAGCACCCAAAGCGTTCCATTGttgaattcactaaattattagtagcCCTGGTTAGAATGAGACGTTATGCCACTGTTGTTTCTCTGTATAGCCAAATGGAATTGTTGGGAGTTTCCCATAACGATTATTTTTTCAACATCTTGATTAATTGCTTTTGTCAACTTGGTGGAATTGATTCTGGGTTTTCTGTTTTGGTCAAAATGCTGAAGCTAGGTGTTAAACCTGATGTTGTAACTTTTTCCACTTTGATTAAAGGACTTTGTAAACGAAGTAAGATTTCTCAGGCG TGCTTGCTAAAGGAGGCTCATGATCTCTTCTTCGAAATGAGCAAGCAAGGCATTAATCCCAATGTCATCACATATACTACATTAATCGATACACTTTACAAGAAAGGAGTGGTTTCTAAAGCTAAAGATATCCTTGGCACAATGAAAAAGCTAGGCATTGAGCCTAATGTTGCTAAAG CGCTAATATTAGAGTATAAGGCTCCTGAAAAACATCATCGACTTTCATTTTCTGCTAGCAGACTC GGATCTCTTTCATCGACCTTTCTTATTGAGAACCAGAACAACTTCGTGGCAATGAGGACACTGAAGAATCATCTAGATAAGACAAAGAGCCTTCCATTCGTGAAGCATATCGCGGATTTCCATTTGCTGTTGTTTCTAGCCATGTCTCATGGCCTTGGTTCCGATGTTCTAACACTAGTAGCATGTGTTAGCACAGAGacaactgtgacagccctaatttga